The Pseudomonas graminis region CATACGAACATCTGGCTCGGGGGCCGTTTGGCAAGGTGGTGATCAAGGTCAGCTGAGGTCGACTTATTCAAGGCCGGGCTGACTGATGCACGGGGTCAAGGAGGCGGCCTGTGCATGCGACGAAAAGCCAGGCGGATGGCCTGGCTCTTTGTCTATCGCGGTGTCGAATCAGACGGTAATCGGATCGACTTTCTCAACGTCAATCTGCATCTCGGCCAGCGCGCGGGCCACCACTTGCCGGTCGATTGCACCCTCGTCAGCCAGGGCTTTCAGCGCTGCCAGCACGACAAACTGACGGTCCACTTCGAAGTGCCGGCGCAGCGCTTCGCGGGTGTCCGACTGCCCGAAACCATCGGTGCCCAGCGCGACGAAGCGACGATTGCCGATCCACGGACGGATCTGGTCAGCGTGGATTTTCATGTAGTCCGTCGCGACCACCACCGGGCCAGGGTGCCCTTCGAGCACCTCGGTCAGATACGGCACTTTCGGCTCTTCCAGCGGATGCAGCAGGTTCCAGCGTTCGACCTGCTGCGCCTCACGGCGGACCTCGGTGAGGCTGGTTGCCGACCAGACGTCGCTGCTCACTTGGTACTCGCTGGCGAGGATCTCCGCCGCTGCGATGACTTCGGGGAGGATCGAGCCACTGCCCATCAGCTGAACGTGGCGACCGGGCTGGGCCTCGCGTTCGATCGGCAGTCGATACAGGCCCTTGAGAATGCCTTGTTCGGCGCCTTCGGGCAGTTCGGGGTGCGGGTAGTTCTCGTTGAGCAGGGTGATGTAGTAGTAGATGTCCTCCTGATCGACGTACATGCGGCGCATGCCGTCGTGGACGATGACCGCCAATTCGTAGGCATACGTCGGGTCGTAGGAAACGCAGCACGGCACGGTGGCCGACATCACGTGGCTGTGACCGTCGTCGTGCTGCAGGCCTTCACCCATCAGGGTGGTACGCCCGGAGGTTGCGCCGAGCAAAAAGCCTCGAGCCCGCGCGTCCCCTGCGGCCCAGAGCAGATCACCGACCCGCTGGAAGCCGAACATCGAATAGAAGATGTAGAACGGCAGGGTCATTACGCCATGGTTGGCGTAGGAGGTACTGGCCGCGATCCAGGATGACGTCGCCCCGGACTCGTTCAGACCTTCCTGCATGATTTGCCCGTCAGTGCTTTCCTTGTAGTAGGACAGCGTGCCGGCATCCTGCGGCGTGTAGAGCTGGCCGACGTGGGAATGAATGCCGATCTGGCGGAACAGGTTTTCCATGCCGAAGGTGCGCGACTCGTCAGGCACGATGGGGACGATGAGCTTGCCGATGTTCGGGTCTTTCAGCAGCGTGGCGAGGATCCGCACGAAGGCCATGGTGGTGGAGATCGCACGGTCACCGGTGCTTTTCAGCTGCACCTCCAGCGCCGCCAACGGCGGGATCTGCAACGGCTCGACCTCGGCGTGCCGGGCGGGAATCTGGCCTCCGAGGCTCGCGCGTCGGGCGCGAAGATACCGGGCTTCGACGCTGTCTTCATCCGGTCGCAGGTAAGGCATTTCGCCCAGCAGGTCATCGCTCAGCTCAAGCCCGAAACGGTCGCGGAATGCCTTGACCGCGTCGCCGCCCATTTTCTTCAGTTGATGGTTGATGTTCTGGCCTTCGCCCGCTTCGCCCATGCCGAAGCCCTTCACCGTTTTGGCGAGGATCACCGTGGGCCGACCGGTCTTGCGAGATGCCGCGGCGTAGGCGTTGTAGACCTTGACCGGGTCGTGGCCGCCACGGGTGAGTTTCCAGATCTGGTCGTCGGTCATGTCGCTGACCAATTCCAGAAGCTCGGGGTATTTGCCGAAGAAGTGCTCGCGCACATAAGCGCCGTTCTGGGACTTGTACGTCTGGTACTCGCCGTCGACGCATTCCATCATGCGCTGGCGCAACAGGCCCGATTTGTCCTTGGCCAGCAGTTCGTCCCAGCCACCCCCCCAGATCACCTTGATCACGTTCCAGCCGGCGGCCCGGTACAGGCTTTCAAATTCCTGGATGACTTTGCTGTTCCCGCGCACCGGCCCGTCAAGGCGTTGCAGGTTGCAGTTGACGACGAAAATGATGTTGTCGAGCTTTTCGCGCCCGGCGAGGGAAATGGCGGCCAGGGATTCCGGCTGGTCCATTTCGCCGTCGCCCAGAAACGCCCAGACCTTGCGGCCCTGATGCTCCTTGAGGCCACGGTTTTCCAGATAACGCATGAAGCGCGCCTGGTAGGCGGCCGTGATCGGGCCCAGGCCCATGGACACGGTCGGGAATTGCCAGAAGTCGGGCATCAGGCGGGGGTGGGGATAGGACGACACACCGTCGCGATCGGTTTCCCGGCGGAAGTTATCGAGCTGCGCCTCGGTGAGACGGCCCTCGGTAAAGGCCCGGCCGTAGATCCCCGGCGCCGAGTGACCCTGGATATACACCAGATCGCCGGCGAAGGTGTCTGTCCGGCCGCGGAAAAAATGATCGAAGCCCACGTCGTAGAGCACTGCCGCCGATGCGTACGTGGCGATATGGCCACCCACGCCGGAATGCTTGCCGGCCCGCAGGACCATGGTCAGGGCGTTCCAGCGGATAAAGGCGTTGAGGCGCTTTTCGATGCCGAGGTCGCCCGGGTAAGGCAACTCGCGCTCGGGGGGAATGGTGTTCACGTACGGCGTGGTGACGCGTCCATGGAAGTCACCATGAACAGAAACGTCAAAATCGAGCAATTGGTCGATCAGGAAGTGGGCCCTGGGGCGGCCTTCTGCCTCGACGACGGATGCGATCGAGTCAATCCATTCGCGGGTTTCTTGTGGATCCTCGTCGCGAAGCAGGTAGCTCTGTTCCATCATTACATCTCCTGAAAATGGCATCAGCGGGCCGTTGTTCAACCCGCTCATCGTTGCAATTGCAATTGAATCTAGCGTCATTGCCGCTATGATTGCAACTGCAATCAACCCTAGGATTTGGAGATACCATGGCCACCCCATCGCCAGACCTCTGGTACAACTTCATTCGGGCGCACCGCTGCCTGATCAAGGAAATCGAGCGGCGGCTGGCGGAAGAACAGCTGCCGCCGTACGACTGGTATGACGCGCTCTGGGGTATCGAAAGCGGGCAGGACGGCGCCCGGAGGATGCACGAACTCGCTGACGTCATGGCCATCGAACGCTACAACCTCACCCGGCTGGTTGACCGTCTGGAGAAGGAAGGATTGGTCACCCGGGAGAAGTCCCTCGAGGACGGGCGCGGCGCCATCGCCCGGATCACCGACGCCGGCCGGACCCTGCGCAAACGGATCTGGCAGGTCTACAAGCAGGCCGTCGAGGAACTGTTTCTGGTGGAGTTCGATGACGATCAGAAACGCCTGTTTGCGGACGCGCTGGAAAATGCCAGCCGCAACGCCCGCCAATCCCGAAAAATCTCTCAGACCAGCCGATAGCGGTCCAGCGCCTGGCTGACAAGCGCAGTGCTGATCTGCTCGAGATTCGCCAGCTCGCGCAGGGCCGTCATCGCGATCCAGTGCCGGTCCAGGCGTTGATGGGGTTCCAG contains the following coding sequences:
- a CDS encoding MarR family winged helix-turn-helix transcriptional regulator, giving the protein MATPSPDLWYNFIRAHRCLIKEIERRLAEEQLPPYDWYDALWGIESGQDGARRMHELADVMAIERYNLTRLVDRLEKEGLVTREKSLEDGRGAIARITDAGRTLRKRIWQVYKQAVEELFLVEFDDDQKRLFADALENASRNARQSRKISQTSR
- the aceE gene encoding pyruvate dehydrogenase (acetyl-transferring), homodimeric type, whose translation is MEQSYLLRDEDPQETREWIDSIASVVEAEGRPRAHFLIDQLLDFDVSVHGDFHGRVTTPYVNTIPPERELPYPGDLGIEKRLNAFIRWNALTMVLRAGKHSGVGGHIATYASAAVLYDVGFDHFFRGRTDTFAGDLVYIQGHSAPGIYGRAFTEGRLTEAQLDNFRRETDRDGVSSYPHPRLMPDFWQFPTVSMGLGPITAAYQARFMRYLENRGLKEHQGRKVWAFLGDGEMDQPESLAAISLAGREKLDNIIFVVNCNLQRLDGPVRGNSKVIQEFESLYRAAGWNVIKVIWGGGWDELLAKDKSGLLRQRMMECVDGEYQTYKSQNGAYVREHFFGKYPELLELVSDMTDDQIWKLTRGGHDPVKVYNAYAAASRKTGRPTVILAKTVKGFGMGEAGEGQNINHQLKKMGGDAVKAFRDRFGLELSDDLLGEMPYLRPDEDSVEARYLRARRASLGGQIPARHAEVEPLQIPPLAALEVQLKSTGDRAISTTMAFVRILATLLKDPNIGKLIVPIVPDESRTFGMENLFRQIGIHSHVGQLYTPQDAGTLSYYKESTDGQIMQEGLNESGATSSWIAASTSYANHGVMTLPFYIFYSMFGFQRVGDLLWAAGDARARGFLLGATSGRTTLMGEGLQHDDGHSHVMSATVPCCVSYDPTYAYELAVIVHDGMRRMYVDQEDIYYYITLLNENYPHPELPEGAEQGILKGLYRLPIEREAQPGRHVQLMGSGSILPEVIAAAEILASEYQVSSDVWSATSLTEVRREAQQVERWNLLHPLEEPKVPYLTEVLEGHPGPVVVATDYMKIHADQIRPWIGNRRFVALGTDGFGQSDTREALRRHFEVDRQFVVLAALKALADEGAIDRQVVARALAEMQIDVEKVDPITV